Part of the Pieris brassicae chromosome 5, ilPieBrab1.1, whole genome shotgun sequence genome is shown below.
AGATCTCTTCTGATCTCGTCTCTCGAGTGAATAGTTTCCATTTTAGGTGCGCTTCGAGATCGAACATAGCTTTTATTCAAATCTGCCTTTCGTTTCAGTTGACGTTGATTACGAGAGAAGTCTGCCATGCAATCATCTGCTGTGCGGCCGTAGGATTTACCATatctgaatatttttatttaaaaaaaacaggcattataagaaaattgttttcaaaaattaattccGATAATTCTGTTGAGTGTTAAATACTCCTTTAATTCAtaacattgtttataataGTGGAGTTGAGTTTTACACAATCATCTTCATATGGTTCTCAATATTCTTAACGCTAATGTCGTATACCTTGTACAAAAACTCACACTAAGAGGTCGCTGTCAGTgtcgctattggaagttacaaaACAAGGGCCCGGTGCCTTAAAACAGGTGTAAACTAAAAGACTAAACGTTTCTATTGAATTCCTGAACATAATTAGAAATCCCTGAGCAATTATTTGTTTGACATATATCttctaaataacataattacgCAAAATTCATCCCAGGCACGTATCCCGTATATCCAGTCAAATATGTCGGTTGACGATGCTTTAGACCGTCGTAGACGTCGCGTTTTGCGTCATGTCGTGGCATATTCTCCAATTCGTAGTTGTCCCTTGGCCGATATTCCAATGGCTTACTGAAAATAATGATCATTGtactttttatagaaaaaaagaaGTGGCGGAGAGATTATTGCCAGTacttctcgtccgttctacgcactttatttgagaactggcagtaaatataaaattagaagcatctGTATTACTTTATTAACGATCATAAGTAGgtatacattgtgttacctaaatgaattttgaatttgaattagaCAAACcacaatatattaagaaaacactttttaaacggattgaagctatgtattattattaaaaacgtataattatttacataattttaaatttttccgaagTTTCGCGTGTCACCGTGAAGCTGCTTTACAGCtacgtgctttacagcgtcaCGCacgcttcaatccgtttaaaaagtgtttacttattgtgtaaaagctattttaacaaaagacaagatAAATAGCTGTCAAATGTTACGTCAATGTCAGGTTAATACAAAATGTGACATACAATTGTTTAACTAATTGAGGCATGCGTGCGTTAACAAAACCTATTTATAAAGTGCGAGACTTAAAAACTCCTGTCCTACTTCACAGCGTGaaactataaattaattttgaaattgtgTTAAACTATATCtcactttaaaattttgacaGTGCTCAAGTTTAGATTGACATATACTTCGTTGGTCTTAAAGGCATCAAGGTAACGAATTGTTTTGaagtatttgtaattattgtttattatatgattttaaaacgCCTTGAAGCCGTCAAAGTGCAGTGCTTAGAAGATTTACTGTGAAACAACACGGTGCTATTAAAAGTCCTTACTTGAAGAGACCCTTTGATCGTATTTCACGAAGAATTTGCCTAGTGTTATCCCCATAGCATTTGCCATATCGAAACTTGAGCAAGGGACAGTGGCCTGTGTACCTGAAAATTTTGTTaccaatacaaaaattataaacacatAGATTTAGGCAATTATGGCAACCCAAAGAACCcaaaatataagttataatcattaattaattcaatcaTAAGTCCATATGCTTATTAGTCTgttagttaatataataaaaagtgtgtgctttaaagtatattatataaataaaattttgttaccaatacaaaaaattataaacacagATTTAGGCAATTATGGCATCCCAAATAACCcaaaatataagttataatcattaattaattcaatcaTAAGTCCATATGTTTATAAGTCTgttagttaatataataaaaagtgtgTGCTTTAAagtatactaaataattaaattaaaaagggtATCCCATGTACGGACAATGCAGCCTTCTCGCTATTACCACCTTTCTGCACCGGCTTCCGTGCCTTCGCAGAGATACGCAATAGCGAGGGAGCTCCATCAATATCCTGAACGAATTATTGAACTAAACACTAAGGGCATTGTATGATTTTTATCACAGGAAGGTTTGATATTGTGGAAACAATTTATTCAGGGATAATGTAGGCTTGtaatggtgaaagaatttttctAATCAGTAGTAGTTTTGGTGCCTATTCACTGAAAACTATgaaattcgtatttttttctatttcctATAATTATAGTGTAGATACCGTAAATTTACAAAGGTGGTGCAGAGTTGCCTCAATAAATCGAgtataaaaaaacgaaaaaaaagcAGATTTTTTAAGCAGTCCATTTATTGAGGAAGTATATACTCGTCATACTGAGCTGTTTCATATAAGAtttcatttgattttttaaatcatacatTCCTATAatcttaaacaataaataattagtaaactGTCTTTGTTAGTACATAATGTTcatcgtatatatatatttataatttaaaaattctaaatgttttctttgaaaaaatgttaaataaaatagtgttACGACCTAATTAATCCggtttaatcatattttaaattgttacaagTATTTGAATGCATTTAATTCGGTAAATTTTAGGCCGACTAGTAAATCGAAGACTAATATGTCATATTATATGTTCAATTAatctcattaaataaaattgaaaataatgttaacgtaaaatttacaataaaacacgAATGATTTCACAACCCCATTtatctaataaagttttatatttaacggTATCTGAACATGATTTTATTACGGGCAATCTTCATATGCGAAGCAATATCCTGAAGGAAGGTGGAGGACGAATGGAAAGTCGCAGTCACACCGCGACCAGTCGCAAATCGTTCCCATTGATAATGCGACTGGTTcgtcgcaagtgcgttgcgaTGGA
Proteins encoded:
- the LOC123710156 gene encoding protein FAM166B-like isoform X2; amino-acid sequence: MWVDVSGREKQSYLTQSNGSFIPGYTGHCPLLKFRYGKCYGDNTRQILREIRSKGLFNKPLEYRPRDNYELENMPRHDAKRDVYDGLKHRQPTYLTGYTGYVPGMNFAYGKSYGRTADDCMADFSRNQRQLKRKADLNKSYVRSRSAPKMETIHSRDEIRRDLNRFTEINKYKENTISPEFPPIAGYTGHIPRIKGSEASLSQRYHCAAKRGLELIQIERENRKELQNADANIRAIIKPNDKKYSYWNWG
- the LOC123710156 gene encoding protein FAM166B-like isoform X1, whose amino-acid sequence is MYYGKVGSPGCLMYNGTCVDHCPEYMHRLNSECRPTPSQRTCDEPVALSMGTICDWSRCDCDFPFVLHLPSGYCFAYEDCPYTGHCPLLKFRYGKCYGDNTRQILREIRSKGLFNKPLEYRPRDNYELENMPRHDAKRDVYDGLKHRQPTYLTGYTGYVPGMNFAYGKSYGRTADDCMADFSRNQRQLKRKADLNKSYVRSRSAPKMETIHSRDEIRRDLNRFTEINKYKENTISPEFPPIAGYTGHIPRIKGSEASLSQRYHCAAKRGLELIQIERENRKELQNADANIRAIIKPNDKKYSYWNWG